The nucleotide window TTACTTTACTAATTTACTAATTAAGCCTATAGCTGTATCTGTAGCATAGTGGAATCCAGAGTTGTTCATGTTAAACTGATCTCTCGTGTAAAGCAGTaatcatttatttagaaatacagtTTAAGATTGTGCAAGGGTCAGTTTTACACCCACCAAAGAGTATTGAGGGCTCATGACAACAATGTTGAATCAAaaacttttctacttttctgggAAGTCTTCAACTCTAAAGACCTGAAGATGCCAGTAAGACAtataagaggagaaaaagaagctgCCAAAGCATTTTTCCTGAGCCAAGTGAAACACAAACAGCAAATCAAGtttattcttcaagaaaaaaaaaaaaattaaatactccTGGCATTAACTCTATCTTTGAAATCTGTAGTATCAAAAAGTTTTCAAATTCAGGACTTCTATCTCAACTTTCAACAACTTTCTCGTCGTTTTACGGTATTACTATATGAATATCTGTATGTATCACGTGTAACACTTCCGCTTGATGTTGAGAACTGAAGCACTAAAGGAAAAAACAGCTAAGCCTCCCAAACTGCCTCCCAGGGCAGAAGGAGATGCAGTACtacggggcgggaggggggggggaggtgggaacaGATGAGAACAAAGTTACCTCCAGTAGGGGAATAAAGAACTTGCATTTTTAGCTTGagaactttctctttcaaaatgtgACTTCAAAGTGTAATATCAAACAACTTGCAATAATCTGTCGGGGTTTCTTCAACATGCAGATTCTATCTCAGAACtacccatttaattttttttccttcttcttctggatTCTTCACAAAAGATTATAAGAAAGCACCAAATGGGAAAGTAACAGACTTTTACTTTGTAATgaagttacaaatattttctatacattttccTGGCTTCCTATTTCCCTTCATTCTGTACTATCTACAGGTTGTCATATTTTACCAGGACGGACTATAAATCAGACAAGTTCAGCCCGTCAGTTTGAAGAATGGAGGTGAAAAGCGCAgtggaaaatatataaagtataattaaaaCCATATGACCAGAAATATTGAAGTAATACTTGCTGGAGGAAACCCAAGTAAAAATCAAACCTTTTTCTGGTGTTAGTGAGACTATGCAGTCCATTTTGGACAAGCAAACagcatttgctatttttttttttcttcacagcaagAGCATCCCACGAAGTTAAATCCTAGTGAGATAATTAAGCCTATAGCTGTATCCGTAGCATAGTGGAATCCAGAGTTGTTCATGTTAAACTGATCTCTCATGTAAAGCAGTaatcatttatttagaaatacagtTTAAGATTGAGCAAGGGTCAGTTTTACACCCACCGAAGAGTATTGAAGGCTCATAACAACAATGTTGAATCAAaaacttttctacttttctatgaAGTCTTCATCTCTAAAGACCTGAAGATGCCAGTAAGACACAGAGAATCTAATTGTTGACTGTTGAACAAGAAAAGCAGGAAGTTATGAAACCTGAACGGTCTCCCCTACTACATTATAAACAATCCCGATGTTACTGCCTCATATAGGTTGTACTTAGTGGGCCAATGATGTATATATGTCTAAGGATGTACAGAAATTCAGAGCTCTCAAAGGTGGAaagcaattccaataaaaatcttTGACTTCAGCAGTCCATCACCAAAGCCATCCCACGCCTATTTCTCCAGAGCATTCCATGTGCCAATTATCAGGACTTCAGTAGACAACTGCAGCACGATTTTCAATATTGCTTTCGGATTCCGGGAAATGAGTCAAATTTAACAAGTCACTTACCTCCCAGAAACTGAATTCCTCCGGCCACTCTTCCCACTGTCCTGGAGATGAGCTCTGACACACAGCAACCCATGAGGGCGGTGAGAGCCACCAAGAGGAGGAGGCCACAACCCAGGCCTGTCACGACGGTACAGATCCTCCATTCTGCACTGGGGATGCCCTGGAAGGAGGCATAGCGCCCACATtcctccaccatcaccatcatctgcCGGCTTTCATCATGCACAGGGTAGGAGCATCTCCGGAAAGTACCGAAGG belongs to Acinonyx jubatus isolate Ajub_Pintada_27869175 chromosome A1, VMU_Ajub_asm_v1.0, whole genome shotgun sequence and includes:
- the LHFPL6 gene encoding LHFPL tetraspan subfamily member 6 protein isoform X2 — its product is MASSLTCTGVIWALLSFLCAATSCVGFFMPYWLWGSQLGKPVSFGTFRRCSYPVHDESRQMMVMVEECGRYASFQGIPSAEWRICTVVTGLGCGLLLLVALTALMGCCVSELISRTVGRVAGGIQFLGGKCEIGWAYYCTGAGAASAMLLCTWLACFSGKKQKQYPY